One Spiroplasma sp. NBRC 100390 DNA window includes the following coding sequences:
- a CDS encoding PQQ-binding-like beta-propeller repeat protein, with protein MKKMLTVLTTVVLGSNTGLLVPRTIDQVQKWDGIEDNPISAQTMPKHNNLLKDNTKQLTAGFIRSIITMINHNTVLKNLEIKVTSIEDSEVSAKSQIRSKFMSVLRNYGIDFNHLVFDFKLTDFAPPQELSAKEIVPGSINARIGIRNTMEKEFLWSNIFLVKILFPPIIQEPKAENIVINSKYNDKGFSDGLAYNDILYFVNDTRVFSYDQKSTNVELIMQLENRIITNGVAYNNNLYFAADDCYVYEYNLINHHVNKIFKANNLIKSNGIVVNNKLYFGSDDYSLYEYDAKTSVGKIVLTAESEIRHSGTVYNNKLYFGTENNDFYAYDTIEDKTTSWKRTNEESTVSDSGVLVGDAIYFTANLKNKSSIYKLDLIKKVIWTWDFVSDINTWFRMGSIMSLKNKLYLFMTLDGYEFTQIYEFNHERLIRFASVDHLSGSTAYLKGIIYNNAIYMAYSTKIYKFDVEKRTSKPVFDINGWSWIRIPEFTNRGVLLNDKIYYSTAIDGILEYDLKNNF; from the coding sequence ATGAAAAAGATGTTAACAGTTTTAACGACTGTTGTTTTGGGAAGTAATACCGGATTACTTGTACCTAGAACAATTGATCAAGTGCAGAAATGAGATGGGATAGAAGATAATCCAATTTCTGCACAAACTATGCCAAAACATAATAATTTATTAAAAGATAATACAAAACAATTAACTGCGGGATTTATTCGTTCAATTATTACGATGATTAATCACAACACTGTGCTTAAGAACTTGGAAATTAAGGTTACAAGTATTGAAGACAGCGAAGTTTCAGCAAAAAGTCAAATAAGATCTAAGTTTATGTCTGTTCTAAGAAATTATGGGATAGATTTTAATCATCTTGTTTTTGATTTTAAATTGACTGATTTTGCTCCGCCGCAAGAATTGTCGGCTAAAGAAATTGTGCCAGGTTCTATAAACGCAAGAATTGGCATAAGAAATACGATGGAAAAAGAATTTTTATGGTCGAATATTTTTTTGGTTAAAATTTTGTTTCCACCAATCATTCAAGAACCTAAAGCAGAAAATATTGTTATAAATAGTAAATATAATGACAAAGGTTTTAGCGATGGTTTAGCTTATAATGATATTCTTTATTTTGTCAATGATACAAGAGTTTTTAGTTATGATCAAAAATCAACTAATGTTGAACTTATTATGCAACTTGAAAACCGTATTATTACGAACGGTGTTGCTTATAATAATAACCTTTATTTTGCGGCCGATGACTGCTATGTGTATGAATATAATCTAATAAATCATCATGTTAATAAAATTTTTAAAGCAAATAATTTAATTAAAAGCAATGGGATTGTTGTGAATAATAAACTTTATTTTGGTTCTGATGATTATTCGTTATATGAATATGATGCAAAAACTAGCGTCGGAAAAATTGTTTTAACAGCAGAATCAGAAATTAGACATTCTGGAACAGTTTATAACAATAAACTTTATTTTGGGACAGAAAATAATGATTTTTATGCTTATGATACAATAGAAGATAAAACTACCAGTTGAAAACGAACCAATGAAGAATCTACCGTTTCTGATTCGGGGGTTCTTGTTGGTGATGCGATTTATTTTACTGCAAATTTAAAAAACAAAAGTAGTATTTATAAATTGGATTTAATAAAAAAGGTTATATGAACATGAGATTTTGTTTCTGATATTAATACTTGATTCCGAATGGGTTCAATAATGTCTTTAAAAAATAAACTTTATCTTTTTATGACTCTTGATGGTTACGAATTTACACAAATATATGAATTTAATCATGAGCGTTTAATCCGCTTTGCATCGGTTGATCATCTGAGTGGTTCAACGGCTTATCTTAAAGGTATCATTTATAATAATGCTATTTATATGGCATATTCAACTAAAATTTACAAGTTTGATGTTGAAAAAAGAACAAGCAAACCAGTTTTTGATATTAATGGTTGGTCATGAATACGTATTCCAGAGTTTACAAATCGTGGAGTTCTTTTAAATGATAAAATTTATTATAGCACTGCAATTGATGGAATACTTGAATATGATTTGAAAAATAATTTTTAG